In one window of Solirubrobacterales bacterium DNA:
- a CDS encoding nuclear transport factor 2 family protein: MSQDVAMIDALRRVYDAFNRGDFDAAVAIAHPEIEFVPVGGQASLSGAEALRAWMEPDAFEEQRMEPLDFRVEGKMVLVRQHTQARGAGSGINLDLEFWAVFTFDDDLLVTRVEAYLPHQESEALEAAGLSE, encoded by the coding sequence ATGTCGCAAGATGTGGCAATGATCGACGCGCTGCGGCGCGTCTATGACGCTTTTAATCGAGGCGACTTCGATGCGGCGGTGGCCATCGCCCATCCCGAGATTGAGTTCGTCCCTGTGGGAGGTCAAGCGTCGCTGAGCGGCGCGGAGGCGCTGCGGGCGTGGATGGAGCCGGATGCCTTCGAGGAGCAGCGGATGGAACCCCTTGATTTCAGGGTCGAGGGCAAGATGGTCCTTGTGCGCCAGCACACACAGGCGCGGGGAGCCGGGAGCGGCATCAATCTGGACCTGGAGTTTTGGGCTGTGTTTACGTTCGACGACGACCTGTTGGTGACACGGGTGGAGGCCTATCTCCCCCACCAGGAGTCCGAAGCCCTCGAAGCCGCCGGGCTTTCGGAGTAG